From Mycobacterium cookii:
TGGCCAGCTCGTGGTTACGCAGGATGGGCTGCGGCATCATGATCTGGCGACATGATTCCGAATTGGGGTTGAGCAGGTCGCCCTCCGGCCCGACGGTGCCCGACAGGCTGGTCACCACCTCTTCGCGGATGGCGTCCAGCGGCGGGTTGGTCACCTGGGCGAACAGTTGCTGGAAGTAGTCGAACAGCATCCGCGGCCGCTGCGAGAGCACCGCGACCGGGGTGTCGGTGCCCATCGAGCCGATCGGCTCGGCGCCGGTCCGCGCCATCGGCGCCACCAGCAGGTTCAGCTCTTCGTAGGTGTAGCCGAACACCAACTGCCGCAGCACAACCCGGTGGTGCAGCATCCGGTCGTAGTCACCCAGCGGCAGCTCGGCCAGCGGGATCAGACCCTTGTCCAGCCACTCCTGGTACGGCTGCTCGGCGGCCAGCTCGGCCTTGATCTCCTCGTCGGCCACGATGCGGCCCTGCGCCATGTCGACCAGGAACATCCGGCCGGGCTGCAGCCGCATCCGGCGCACCACCTTCGACGGCTCGATGTCGAGCACACCGACCTCGGAGGCCATCACCACCAGGCCGTCTTCGGTGACCCAGATGCGGGACGGGCGCAGCCCGTTGCGGTCCAGCACCGCACCCACCACGGTGCCGTCGGTGAACGTCATCGACGCAGGTCCGTCCCACGGCTCCATCAGCGATGCGTGGTACTCGTAGAACGCCCGCCGCGCGGGATCCATCGACGGGTGGCGTTCCCAGGCCTCGGGGATCATCATCAGCACCGCGTGCGGCAGGCTGCGGCCGCCCAGGTGCAGCAACTCCAGCGCCTCGTCGAAACGCGCGGTGTCCGAGGCGCCCGGGGTACAGATCGGGAACAGCTTGTCGACGTCGTCGCGGGAGCCGAACACGTCGGTGTCAATCAGCGCCTCGCGGGCCCGCATCCAGTTCTCGTTGCCGGTGACGGTGTTGATCTCGCCGTTGTGGGCGATGCGCCGGAACGGGTGGGCCAGCGGCCACGACGGGAAGGTGTTCGTGGAGAACCGCGAGTGCACGATGCCCAGCGCGCTGGTCAGTCGCTGGTCTTGCAGGTCGAGGTAGAACGCCTTGAGCTGCGGGGTGGTCAGCATGCCCTTGTAGACCATGGTCTGACCGGAAAGGCTTGGGAAATAAACGGTTTCACGCCCGGGGCCGTCTTGGCCGGGGCCCTTGGTGCCGAGCTCGTGCTCGGCACGCTTGCGGACGACGTAGGCGCGACGCTCGAGCGTCATGCCGTCGGCGCCGGCGATGAAGATCTGCCGGAAGGTGGGCATCGCGTCACGGGCCAACGCGCCCAGCGAGGATTCGTCGGTGGGCACGTTGCGCCAGCCCAGCACCTGCAGGCCCTCGGCCTCGACGATCTTCTCCACCGCGGCGCACGCCGCCGTCGCATCTTTGGACGACTGTGGCAGGAACGCGATGCCGGTGGCGTAGCTGCCGGCTTCGGGTAGCTCGAAGTCGACGACCTGACGGAAGAAGTCATCAGGAACCTGGATCAAGATGCCGGCGCCGTCGCCGCTGTTCGGCTCGGCGCCCTGGGCGCCGCGATGCTCGAGGTTGACCAGCGCGGTGATGGCCTTGTCCACAATGTTGCGGCTGCGCCGGCCGTGCATGTCGACGACCATGGCCACCCCGCACGAGTCATGCTCGAATGCGGGGTTGTAGAGCCCGACACGTTGGGGCGCCATTCCCACCTGACCCTTCACCGAAGAACTTTCCGCCGCGGAATCGCCTCCGCTCCGTTGGCGCCGCCCGGAAGGCTGTGGGCTAGACCCCATCGGTCTTGTCGAATGTGGTGTTCGCCTGGTGGCGATGATCCGGTCGGGGATTCATCCGTGCAGCGCTGAACGGTGGCCCAGTTCCCGGTTTCGACAAGTCGTAAAACGATATGACAAAACCCGCCTGACATGCCAACTTGACCAATTCTAACCTCAGGGTCGCCGGTGCCGCTGCGCCGAGCGACGATCTGCTGCCCGGCTGCTCGGGTCGGCCTGTGCCGCAGGGCATTTGGGCGCGCCGCAGCGAGCTTTGATCGGGCCGCTATCGGCCGGACAGCCGGGCCGGCCGGGTCGCGAATTTGCTGTGATTGCGGCCAAACGCGTTATCGAGAAGCCGCTCGGCTCACAGCGATCGCGTCCGGCGGGTGACCGAACTCACCATAAGCCGTGGCAGCGGGCGTCGCCGAGCCCACGTGACCCGCCCGCAGCCGGCCTGGACCGGACGGCACCGGCCGCTGCGTAAAAGTTGCCCGGGTTTTTCCGGTGCCGAGGGCTGTGACCTGCGCGATCAATCATCGTGGCAGTGGACCGCTCGCGGCGGACTTACGATGCCTTCGTGCCCCAGCTCACCGTCGCGACAGGCTCTACGGCCGGTTCATGAGCGAATCCGACGACTTCCTGCGTGACCGGGTGCGGCCGGCGCAGCCCGCGCCGTACGGTGCGCCGACGGGCCCGCCGCCCCGACCACAGGGCGCAAACCCCCGTCCGGCACCCCCTCAGCCACCCACTCCCCCGCCACCGGCCGAGCGGCCGTCGTGGAGCACTCTCGACTTCGCGCCGCGCAGCGCGGCCGAACTGAAGCGCCCCGGCCCGAAATACGGCTGGCGACGCGCCGTCTATCGGGCGACGTTCGGAGTCGTCAACCCCGGGCCGTCGGCCGCGGAAAAGCAGGAGGATGCCTACGAGGCGGCGATCGGCTCGGCGCTGCGGGGCAACTACAAGGTCGGCGTGCTGGGCAAAGGCGGCGTCGGTAAAACCACAGTCGCGGCCAGCGTCGGCTCGATCTTCGCCGAGCTGCGTCGTCAGGACCGGGTGGTCGCCGTCGACGCCGACACGGCTTTCGGCCGGCTCGGCAGCCGCATCGACCCGCAGACCAGCGGGTCGTATTGGGAACTCGCCTCCGACAAGAACCTTCAATCGTTCGCCGACGTGAGCACCCGCGTCGGCAGTAACTCCGCGGGCCTGTACGTGCTGGCCGGCGAGCCGACGGCAGGACCGCGGCGGGTGCTCGATCCTGCGCTGTACCGCGAGGCCACCTCGCGTCTCGACCGGCATTTCACAATCGCGATCATCGACTGCGGTTCCACGATGGACGCCCCGGTCACCCAGGAGGCGCTCAGCGACCTGGACGCGCTGATCGTGGTGTCCTCGCCCTGGGCCGACGGCGCCTCGGCAGCGGCCCAGACGATGGAATGGCTGGCAGCCCATGGCCGTACCAGCCTGCTGCGTCGCACCGTGGTGGTGCTCAACGACTCGGACGGCCACTCGGACAATCGCACTCGTTCGGTGCTGGCGCACCAGTTCGTCAACCGCGGGCAGACGGTCGTGCAGGTGCCCTTCGATCCGCACCTGCGGCCGGGCGGCGTCATTGACGTGCGCAGCGAGCTGGGTCGCGGCACCCGGCGCAAGTTCCTCGAGATCGCCGCGACGATCGCGGGGTTCTTCGCAACGCGCCCGGACGGCCCGCGCCGCTAGCCCGACCGCAGCGACGGGTCGGCGGTGGCCTCGATCTTGGTCACCAGTTGCCCGTCGATGGTCAGCACGATGACCGCGAACAGCCGTCGCTCGGCGAACGCCAGCAGCACCGGCTGGCCGACGGGACCGCTCACCACCGTCACCCCCGGCCCCAGGTAACGCAGCAGGTTGACCGCGACGTCGTGTGGCCCGTAGTTGATCTGCGGCGGCGGTGCCGGATCGGCGAGCACCGTGCCGACACCCCACACCGTCGGGTCCAGCACCGCGGCCAGGCCGGCCAGATCGCCGTCGGCGCAGGCGGTGATGAACTTCTCGGTGACCAGCTGGTGTTCGGCGACCGGCACGTCGCTTGGGTTCGGCTGCGCGAGAGTGAATTTCGTCCGGGCGCGGCGGGCAAGCTGGCGGCACGTGCCGACCGGGCGGCCGACGGTCTCGGCGATCGCGTCGAACGGGACGCCGAACACGTCGTGCAACACGAACGCCACCCGCTCACCGGGGCTGAGCCTGCGCAGCACCTCCAGCAGCGCCGTGCGGACCTCGTCGTCGAGGGTGACTCGATCGGCCGGATCCGGACGCCCGGATTGGTTGAGCGCCGCGGCTTCTGAGCCGATATCGTCGGGCCGCTCGTAGCGGGCGCGCGCAGATCGCACCTGATCCAGGCAGAGCCGGCCCGCCACCACGGTCAGCCACGCACGGATGTCGTCGATCTCGGCGGGGTCGGTGCGTGACAGCCGCAGAAACGCCTCTTGCGCAACATCTTCGGCGTCACCGACATCGCCGAGCATCTGGTACGCCAAATTGACCAGGTAGGGCCGATGCCGTCGCCAGGCCTGGGTGATCTGGTCATTGCTCATGAATTCATGACGATCTAGTCGGTCGAAAAGTTACAAGGTCCGATGTGTAACTTTCTCACCTCTCGGACCGTCCTTGACTAAAAGCGTGTTTACCTCAGGAGGGTCCCATGACCATCGTCGTCACCGGTGCGACCGGAAACGTCGGCCGCCCGCTCGTCACCCAGCTTGCCGCCGCGGGTGTCCCGGTGCGGGCTGTCACCCGCACACCATCGGCGAGTCAATTTCCCGACGGCGTGCAAGCGGCTGACTCGGTTCTCGACGCGCTCCCCGGCGCGTCGGCGGTGTTCCTGAATTCCCGTGCGCTCGGTCCGCAGCTGTCCGACGTGGTGGAGTCGGCCCGACGCCACCGGGTACGCAAACTGGTTGCGCTGTCGGCAATCAACGCCGACGACGACTTCTCCCGGCAACCGTCGCGGGTTCGCGGCGACCGCAACAAAGAGGTCGAGCAACTCTGCGTCGACTCCGGTCTGGAGTGGGTGAGCCTGCGGCCCACGGTGTTCGCCACGAACTTCGTCGGCATGTGGTCGGCGCAGATTCGTGCCGGCGATGTCGTCGGCGGGCCCTACGCCGCGGCCTCCAGCGCGCCGATCGTCGAAGCCGATATCGCAGCGGTGGCCGCGCACGCGTTGTCCACCGACGAGCTTGTCGGCCAGAAGATCCCGCTGACCGGACCGCAGGCCCTGACCAACACCGAGCTGGTCGACGTCATCGGCACCGTCCTGGGCCGGCCACTGCGCTACGTCGAGGCCCCACCCGACGTGGTGCGGCAGCGCTTCATCGCCATCGGCCTGGGCGGCGACTTCGCGGATGCGTACACGGCCATGCTCGCCGACTCCGTCGACAATCCCGCCCTGGTCACCGGGGAGGTCGAGAAGATCACCGGCCGGCCGGCGACCACCTTCGCCCAGTGGGTTTCCGCTCACCGTCAGCTGTTCGCGAAATAGGAAGGAAAACAGCCATGTCCGATCCGCGCCCGCCGCGTTACCTCAAGCCGATGAACAGGGTCATGATGGCGGTGCAGAAGCTCGGCATCCCCACCGGGCCCGCGATGGTGCTGACCGTGCCGGGCCGCAAGTCCGGTAAGCCGCGCAGCACCCCGATGACGCCGTTCCGATTCGACGGCGACCTGTATGTGGTGGCCGGCTATCCCGGTGCGGACTGGGCCGCCAACGCCCGCGCCGCCGGGACCGGCACCCTCAGCAGGGGCCGCCGATCACGGCCGGTGCGGATCGTGGAACTGACTGCGGCACAGGCACGTCCGGTACTGCGGGCCTTTCCGGTCGAGGTGCCTGTCGGTGTCGCATTCGCCAAGAGTTCGGGGATGGTCGTCGACGGAACCTCAGAGGAATTCGAGGCGCTCGCGGGACGTCTCGCGGTGTTCCGGTTCGATCCGATCGGGCCTCACTAGCTCAAAGCTGCAGCGGTACGTGCTTTTCCGCGCACGCATCGGTGACCGCCGCGATGATGTCCTGGGTACGCAGCGTCTCCAGGTCCTCGACGGTGACCGAACCCTTGTCGGAGCGATGCTGAGCGGCCACCCGGGAATCCCGCACCCGCTCGGCGCGCTCCACGACATTGCGGGCGAAGCGACCGTTCTGCATCACATCGATACCGTGCTGGCCGTCCGGCGCCAGGTAGGCCCGCAATGTCTTGCAGGCCATGTTCAGCGCTTCGCGGGCCGCCGGCTCGATGACGGTCGCGCGCGGTTCGCCGTAACGCACCGCGATCTCCACCAGTTCGTCGGGCGCGTACGACGCGAACCGCAGCTTGCGGTTGAACCGGCCCGCCAAACCCGGGTTGACGGTGAGGAATTCGTCGACTTCCTTCTCGTATCCGGCGCCGATGAAGCAGAAGTCGAACCTGTGCACCTCGAGCGCGACGAGGAGTTGGTTGACCGCCTCCATGCCGATCATGTCCGGTCGCCCGTCGTGATGGCGTTCGACCAGACTGTAGAACTCGTCCATGAACAGGATGCGCCCCAGCGAACGGGCAATCAGCTCATTGGTTTTCGGGCCCGAGGCGCCGATGTGCTCGCCGCAGAAATCGGCGCGCTTGACTTCGATGATCTCCGGATGCCGCACGATGCCCAGCCCGGCGTAGATCTTCCCGAGCGCCTCGGCCGTCGTCGTCTTACCGGTACCAGGCGGACCCACGAGCAACATGTGGTTGGTTTGGTTGGTCACCGGCAAGCCGGCTGCCAACCGCAGTGCGCGGACCTCGATCTGATCCTCGATCTCGGCGACCGCCCGCTTGACCTCACTCAAACCGACCTGGTTGTTGAGCAGTGCGCGGCCCTCGCTGAGCAGTTCTTCGCGCCGCTCCTCGTTCTCCTCTTCGCGGCGCTCGCCCTCGGAGCGCTCGGTCGTGACATCCCACCTGTTGCTGCGGGTGTTGATGGTCTCCTCGTCGGTGACGACGAGTTGCAGCTGCGGGTCAGCCAGCGCGTCTTTGGCCGCGGCGATCAACGCCCCGTTGATCGCCGCCTTCGACAGCCAGATCTGGGCCTTATCCTCTTCGTCGAGCTGGCGATGCGCCATCCCGCGTACATAGGCGAGATCAGCTGCGATCAAGGGGAATTCATTCGGATCGATCGCCGTCACCGCGGTGTCGGTCAGCTGGTGGCGCCGCGCCTCGGCTGCACCGCCGTTGCCGGCTCGCAGGTCGACCCGGTCCGCCCAATCCAGCGCGACCCGGGCCTGGCCGAGATGCGCCGCGGCGTGCGCGGCCAGCGCGTTGGTGGCCGCGGTGACCGCCGACATGATGATCGCCTGCGGCGGCAGGACGGTCGCCGCGACCGAGATCACGTCGGGCCAGCGCTGCGTGGCGAACATCAGGTATGCCCGCACGTACTGCTGCCACTGGTGGTTCTCCCAGGTGTCCAGCAGCGCAGGATCTTTCAGCAGCGCTTCAGCCTTCTCGTACTGGCCGTCGTCGACGAGTGCGCTCGCCAGGGCCAGGCCGGCGTGCGACGACTCGGTCACCGAAATCGCAAGATACGGACCGGCTTTGATGGACGCCGACAACCGGACACCGAGCCGATTGGTCTCCCGGTGCAGCCGCGCGCCGTAGGCGTACAGCTGCTGCAGGCTGGTCAGTTCCTCGTCACCGGCGGCGATCCGGCCTAGCCAGGCGTCTGCCATCGACGGATCGATGTCGGTGGCCTCGCGGAACCGCAGCAGGGCAGCCGACTGGTCGAGGTCGAACATCGCCATCGCCTGATCGAACCGCTTGCGAGCGGCGGGCGTGTTGACACTGCTCGTCATGCGCCGCTCCTCTCTGCACACCAGTGAAAAGTCATCCTCTATTCCACTGATTCGAGCTCGGATGTCCTCAGGTTCGTCGGCTCCGACGAGATGTAACGATTCTCGGCGCGGAACAACTCGACCTCAACCGTATGCAGTTGTCCGGCAGCCGTCACATCGACGGTCGCGGGCCCGATCTGCGTGATCAACACATCCGCGGTTCCCCGGTACGGCGTTCCGGGCTCACCGATCGAGATCAGGGTATTCGGCCGCGGCGCCGGAGTGATCGACCCGTCGACCACGCTGACGGTGGTGCCGGCCATCGGTCTGACCTGACTGCCCACCGCGATGTCGGGCATTCGCACGCTGGCCCAGCGCTGATGATCGCGGGTGTGCACGGTGATGCGTTCGCCGGCGCCGGCCAGCCGCACCACGATCCGTTTCGCCAACGCGTCCTGTGCGGCGATGTGCACCCGGCTGAATTCGCCCGGATCGTCGAGCGGCAGCATCAGCCGGTTACCGGCGTCGACCTTGCCGAGCAGCACGCCCGACGGCCCGATCGGGATGACCAGCGGCCGGTCCAGCACGCCGCGCCGCACACCGTGCAACGCCGGCATCGGGCCGCAGAGATTGGACGCGATCGCGCGGGCCTGCTCGCCGGGCAACGTTTTGAAGATCACGCTGGGCGGCGCCGTCGGCGGCTGTGCGGTACGCACGGTGACCGTCGCCGTCATGCTGCCGTCGCCGAACACGGTGATGTTCTGGATGATCCCGTCGGCCCGCAACGCCCAGACGTGTTCCAGGCTCTCCGCGGAGATGTCGGCGGGGCGATACCAGTAGCTGGTCAGCCAGCCACCCTCGCCCCGCGCAGTGCGCCACCGCTGGTGGTGTGCGCTCAGCGCCGACGATCCCAGCCGCCGCTCCAGCTCGACGATGTCGGTGGCGGTCGCCACCTTGGCGCGAATGCCGTGCTGTCGCAGCGCCGCGCTGATCCGCTGCGCGGCGGCCAACGTCGCCGTGCCCACCGAGGTACGCCATTGCAGCGCTTCGGCATTCGGCAGCGCAGCGATCCGCACGATCAGCCAGGTCTCGCGCTGCCCGGCGTAAGGCGGCGTGCCGATCAACGTGTCGTAGACCCGCGGATAGTCACCACTGCTGCGCCGCCGGGCCCCGACAGTGAGCACACTCATCGACTCGACCGCCAAGCCGAGGCTCTGGTGCAACAGCGGTAGCAGGTCGGCGACGTCGACGGTGTTGTCGGTGTAGGTCGCCGTCGACCCGGTGAACAGCGTCGGCCGGTGCGCCTTGCCGAGCAATTGCACGGCCACCACCGCGACGCCGTCCTGGTAACGCACGCCGCCACCGGCGCGGTCGTTGGCGACGGTGATGGGTTCGGTCAAGGTGATCGCCCGGCCACGCTGGCGCCACAGGATCAGCCACGACCAGCCCGGTTGCCGCCACCAGCGGATCACCCCGGCCGCCACCCCGAGCGCCAAACCCACTGCAGCGCCGGGGATCCCGGCTACCGCCCAGCCGAAGAGACCGAGGGCGAGGACGCTGACGACTACCGCCAGCCGCACCGGGGCGGTCATCGTTCTCGCCGAGCCCGCGCAACCAGCGACGCGATCACGACCGCCGCGATCACCAATCCGGCGAACACCACCGCCACGGTGCGGGCGCGATGATCCGGCGGCGGCGGCGGAGCGGCGGGCACGATCACCCGGCTCTGCGCTCCGGGCGCGAGGCGATCTCCGGGCGGCACGTTGAATGTCAGCGCCGCAACGGGATCCACCACCCCGTAGCCGACCTGGTTATCCACGCCGCGCGGCGGGTTGTGCGCCGTCTGCAGAATCCGGTTGATGATCTGATGCGCGGTCAGGCCGGGGTACTTGGCCCGCACCAGCGCGGCCACGCCGCTCACGTAGGCCGCCGAGAAGCTGGTCCCCCAGAACGGCATGTTCTTTTCCCCGGGCCGCAGCGGCGGGTAGGCATTCACCGGTCCCCCGGTCTGCGGGGACAACCCCATGATCCCGACCCCGGGCGCCGCCGCGGCCACCCACGGCCCGGACAGGCTCTTGCTGACCGGCGCGCCGGTGTTGTCGACGGCGCCGACGGACAGCACGTAGTCGGAGAACCAGGACGGCGAGGACACCGTCTTGACCTGATGCCAGTCGCGCGGATCGGCGGTGTCCAGCGGGTCGAAGCCGGGGTTCTGGGCGCACTCGTCCTCGCCCTCGTTTCCGGCCGCGGCGACGATAACCGCGTCCTTCACGGTTGCCGCGTACCACACGGCGGCCCCAATTGCGGCCTGGTCCAACGGATCTGCCGCCGACACGCAGGCGGTGACGCTGATGTTGATCACCTTGGCGCCCATGTTCGCCGCGTGGACGATCGCGCTGGCCAGGGTGGCGACGGTGCCGGCCTTCTTGCGGGCCTCGGTGTCGCCACCGCCGGGCCTCTCCAGTTCGAAAGCGCGCGACGATTGACGGATCGAGATGATGCGCGCGTGCGGCGCCACCCCGGCGACGCCGTCCGGTGCCCCCGGCGGCAGCGGAGGCACCTCGGGGTCGTCCGGCGCGGCCGGAGTCGGGTCACCCGGCCCGTTCGACGGCTCGTCGGGCGGCGGTGGCGGCGGAGGCGGCGGCGCGGGCTTGGTTTCGGTGATCGTCACCGGCGACGGGGGCGGCGGTGGCGCGATCGGCGGCGGCGGTCCGCCCGGCGGCGGCGGCCCGGCATCGACGGGCGGCGGTCCGGCCGGCGGCGGGAACGCCGGCACAAGCGGCATCGGGG
This genomic window contains:
- a CDS encoding MinD/ParA family ATP-binding protein, with the translated sequence MSESDDFLRDRVRPAQPAPYGAPTGPPPRPQGANPRPAPPQPPTPPPPAERPSWSTLDFAPRSAAELKRPGPKYGWRRAVYRATFGVVNPGPSAAEKQEDAYEAAIGSALRGNYKVGVLGKGGVGKTTVAASVGSIFAELRRQDRVVAVDADTAFGRLGSRIDPQTSGSYWELASDKNLQSFADVSTRVGSNSAGLYVLAGEPTAGPRRVLDPALYREATSRLDRHFTIAIIDCGSTMDAPVTQEALSDLDALIVVSSPWADGASAAAQTMEWLAAHGRTSLLRRTVVVLNDSDGHSDNRTRSVLAHQFVNRGQTVVQVPFDPHLRPGGVIDVRSELGRGTRRKFLEIAATIAGFFATRPDGPRR
- the sigI gene encoding RNA polymerase sigma factor SigI; protein product: MSNDQITQAWRRHRPYLVNLAYQMLGDVGDAEDVAQEAFLRLSRTDPAEIDDIRAWLTVVAGRLCLDQVRSARARYERPDDIGSEAAALNQSGRPDPADRVTLDDEVRTALLEVLRRLSPGERVAFVLHDVFGVPFDAIAETVGRPVGTCRQLARRARTKFTLAQPNPSDVPVAEHQLVTEKFITACADGDLAGLAAVLDPTVWGVGTVLADPAPPPQINYGPHDVAVNLLRYLGPGVTVVSGPVGQPVLLAFAERRLFAVIVLTIDGQLVTKIEATADPSLRSG
- a CDS encoding NAD(P)H-binding protein, whose product is MTIVVTGATGNVGRPLVTQLAAAGVPVRAVTRTPSASQFPDGVQAADSVLDALPGASAVFLNSRALGPQLSDVVESARRHRVRKLVALSAINADDDFSRQPSRVRGDRNKEVEQLCVDSGLEWVSLRPTVFATNFVGMWSAQIRAGDVVGGPYAAASSAPIVEADIAAVAAHALSTDELVGQKIPLTGPQALTNTELVDVIGTVLGRPLRYVEAPPDVVRQRFIAIGLGGDFADAYTAMLADSVDNPALVTGEVEKITGRPATTFAQWVSAHRQLFAK
- a CDS encoding nitroreductase family deazaflavin-dependent oxidoreductase, with protein sequence MSDPRPPRYLKPMNRVMMAVQKLGIPTGPAMVLTVPGRKSGKPRSTPMTPFRFDGDLYVVAGYPGADWAANARAAGTGTLSRGRRSRPVRIVELTAAQARPVLRAFPVEVPVGVAFAKSSGMVVDGTSEEFEALAGRLAVFRFDPIGPH
- the eccA gene encoding type VII secretion AAA-ATPase EccA — encoded protein: MTSSVNTPAARKRFDQAMAMFDLDQSAALLRFREATDIDPSMADAWLGRIAAGDEELTSLQQLYAYGARLHRETNRLGVRLSASIKAGPYLAISVTESSHAGLALASALVDDGQYEKAEALLKDPALLDTWENHQWQQYVRAYLMFATQRWPDVISVAATVLPPQAIIMSAVTAATNALAAHAAAHLGQARVALDWADRVDLRAGNGGAAEARRHQLTDTAVTAIDPNEFPLIAADLAYVRGMAHRQLDEEDKAQIWLSKAAINGALIAAAKDALADPQLQLVVTDEETINTRSNRWDVTTERSEGERREEENEERREELLSEGRALLNNQVGLSEVKRAVAEIEDQIEVRALRLAAGLPVTNQTNHMLLVGPPGTGKTTTAEALGKIYAGLGIVRHPEIIEVKRADFCGEHIGASGPKTNELIARSLGRILFMDEFYSLVERHHDGRPDMIGMEAVNQLLVALEVHRFDFCFIGAGYEKEVDEFLTVNPGLAGRFNRKLRFASYAPDELVEIAVRYGEPRATVIEPAAREALNMACKTLRAYLAPDGQHGIDVMQNGRFARNVVERAERVRDSRVAAQHRSDKGSVTVEDLETLRTQDIIAAVTDACAEKHVPLQL
- the eccE gene encoding type VII secretion protein EccE; translated protein: MTAPVRLAVVVSVLALGLFGWAVAGIPGAAVGLALGVAAGVIRWWRQPGWSWLILWRQRGRAITLTEPITVANDRAGGGVRYQDGVAVVAVQLLGKAHRPTLFTGSTATYTDNTVDVADLLPLLHQSLGLAVESMSVLTVGARRRSSGDYPRVYDTLIGTPPYAGQRETWLIVRIAALPNAEALQWRTSVGTATLAAAQRISAALRQHGIRAKVATATDIVELERRLGSSALSAHHQRWRTARGEGGWLTSYWYRPADISAESLEHVWALRADGIIQNITVFGDGSMTATVTVRTAQPPTAPPSVIFKTLPGEQARAIASNLCGPMPALHGVRRGVLDRPLVIPIGPSGVLLGKVDAGNRLMLPLDDPGEFSRVHIAAQDALAKRIVVRLAGAGERITVHTRDHQRWASVRMPDIAVGSQVRPMAGTTVSVVDGSITPAPRPNTLISIGEPGTPYRGTADVLITQIGPATVDVTAAGQLHTVEVELFRAENRYISSEPTNLRTSELESVE
- the mycP gene encoding type VII secretion-associated serine protease mycosin, whose amino-acid sequence is MTAPRRISALMLVGLLVGLPATFPAAQAIPPPAVDPGRVPPDGKPAPEQPMRQSNICARTITVADPNVAVVAPGFTLLNVAKAWQYSTGNGVPVAVIDTGVNPSHRLPVVPGGDYIMGGDGLMDCDSHGTVVASLIGAAPQGIPMPAPMPLVPAFPPPAGPPPVDAGPPPPGGPPPPIAPPPPPSPVTITETKPAPPPPPPPPPDEPSNGPGDPTPAAPDDPEVPPLPPGAPDGVAGVAPHARIISIRQSSRAFELERPGGGDTEARKKAGTVATLASAIVHAANMGAKVINISVTACVSAADPLDQAAIGAAVWYAATVKDAVIVAAAGNEGEDECAQNPGFDPLDTADPRDWHQVKTVSSPSWFSDYVLSVGAVDNTGAPVSKSLSGPWVAAAAPGVGIMGLSPQTGGPVNAYPPLRPGEKNMPFWGTSFSAAYVSGVAALVRAKYPGLTAHQIINRILQTAHNPPRGVDNQVGYGVVDPVAALTFNVPPGDRLAPGAQSRVIVPAAPPPPPDHRARTVAVVFAGLVIAAVVIASLVARARRER